In Nymphaea colorata isolate Beijing-Zhang1983 chromosome 5, ASM883128v2, whole genome shotgun sequence, one genomic interval encodes:
- the LOC126410076 gene encoding uncharacterized protein LOC126410076 has translation MLIWKMIDKRWTGQLHQPLHAAAYYLNPGIRFSPTFKDREVLSGLLNCINVLVADYREQDAVNKELDIYDTCYRGMGQHVAVRGRTTMRPDLWWNRYEFDCPNLARFAIQVFSQTCSARRCERNWSVFQHIHSEKSNRLEHKRLNDLVFVRYNMRLKQRELQKTSARKHTSQFDPISLENFDDLEPWIEEPATIFDAEDLECFNLEAETTEGFVDEGESASATAVVEYVGEDLPIFDDEDEDEDDEDYE, from the exons atgctcATATGGAAgatgatagataaaaggtggactggacaacttcatcaacctcttcatgcagcagcttactatctaaatcctggaattagattttctcctacatttaaggacagagaagtcttaAGTGGTTTGTTGAATTGTATTAACGTGTTAGTGGCAGATTATAGAGAACAAGATGCCGTCAACAAGGAGTTAGATATATACGATACATGTTATCGGGGCATGGGACAACATGTCGCTGTTCGAGGcaggacaaccatgcgtccag atttgtggtggaataggtatgagtttgattgtccaaacctagcacgttttgcaatccAAGTCttcagccagacatgcagtgctcgTAGATGCGAAAgaaactggagtgtgttccaacatatccatagcgaAAAAAGTAATAGGCttgaacataaaaggttgaatgaccttgtctttgttcgatataatatgaggttgaaacaaag agaattacaaaaaacatcagcaaggaagcacacatctcagttcgatcctatcagcttggaaaactttgaCGATCTGGAGCCTTGGATTGAAGAACcggctacaatatttgatgctgaagatcttgaatgcttcaaccttgaagctgaaacaacagaaggctttgttgatgaaggagagtctgctagtgCCACTGCTGTTgttgaatatgttggtgaggatcttccaatttttgacgatgaagatgaagatgaagatgatgaagattatgaatga
- the LOC126410075 gene encoding uncharacterized protein LOC126410075 isoform X2: protein MDPTWQWCERVKENNRLKLKCGFCGNTLSGGIIRMKHHLAGTSKDASPCVGGPNKPLPPFVRQQCLDMLHALRQKRIQKEIEDADVGYNVPLEDEEEEDEAYECDDEDDSSLRTDLETSRGRDRRGKGIMYEGGRSGITRRKRRGTTDVRARRGMRPPSSRVPTGRSSVGSIKSFFPSYTSPGGQPQIRAAMTSKDMLYHAQKQVRKWFYDACIPFNAANSFQFQAMVDAIASIGPGFKMPSYHQLRGKILQDTVKEVSEHCDELKLCWKETGCSIMSDGWTDTRSRTLVNFLVYCPKGTMFLKSLDLSDVPKTAEILFNVFDNVVQEVGPANIVQFITDNAANYRAAGDLLFQKYRTFYWSPCATHCVNLMLQDLNEMHDMKSAIDQCQEVTKFIYNHAYVLSLMRKFTKGVELIRPAQTRFATNVLTVQSVVKQRTPLRQMFASEEWAAYPHAHKRNASLVVDIIFNNVFWESCVKLLKVCVPLVKVLRLADSEDRPSIGYLYEAMDKAKEAIRDNLKEKKRLYMPIWKIIDKRWTGQFHQPLHAAAYYLNPAIRFSPPFKKDREVLGGLLNCINVLVADSREQEVVHNELDL, encoded by the exons atggatcctacatggcaatggtgcgaaagggtgaaggagaataaccgtttgaaactcaaatgtggcttctgtgggaatacactttcaggagggattattagaatgaaacaccatttggcagggacctccaaagatgcgtctccttgtgttggaggaccaaacaaacctttgcctccatttgtgcgtcaacaatgtttagatatgcttcatgctttacgtcaaaagagaatacaaaaagaaattgaagatgcagatgtaggctataatgtgcctttggaagatgaagaagaagaggatgaagcttatgaatgtgatgatgaagacgatagcagtctaagaacagatttggagacctcaagaggtagagatcgtagaggaaaaggaattatgtatgaaggaggtcgatctggcataacgagaaggaagaggagaggcacaacagatgttagggccaggcgtggtatgcgaccacctagtagtagagttcctactggtaggtctagtgttggctctattaagagttttttcccttcatataccagcccaggtggtcagccgcagattcgtgctgctatgacatctaaagatatgctatatcatgcacaaaagcaggtaaggaaatggttttatgatgcctGTATTCCATtcaatgcagctaattcttttcaattccaagccatggtagatgcaattgcttctataggccccggatttaaaatgccatcatatcatcagttgagaggcaaaattcttcaggatacagtcaaagaagtgtctgagcattgcgatgagttgaaattatgttggaaggaaacaggttgctccattatgtcagatggttggactgatacaaggtcaagaacacttgtaaattttcttgtgtattgccctaaaggtacaatgttcttgaaatctcttgacttgtctgatgttcctaagactgctgagattttattcaatgtttttgataatgttgtacaagaagttggacctgcaaacattgtacagtttattacagataatgctgcaaattatagagctgcaggagatttgttatttcaaaagtatagaacattttattggagtccatgtgccactcattgtgttaatctaatgcttcaagatcttaatgagatgcatgatatgaaatcagccattgaccaatgtcaagaggtaacaaaatttatctataatcatgcatatgtattgagtttgatgagaaaatttacaaaaggagttgaattaatacgacctgcacaaactagatttgccacaaatgtattgactgtgcagagtgtggtgaaacaaagaactcctttgagacagatgtttgctagtgaagaatgggctgcatatccacatgctcataaaagaaatgcttctttagttgtggatattatattcaataacgtattttgggaatcatgtgtgaagctattgaaggtttgtgttccattagttaaggtTCTCAGGTTGGCTGACAGCGAGGACAGACCTTctatagggtacttatatgaggctatggacaaagcaaaagaggcaattcgagacaacttaaaggaaaagaaaaggttatatatgcccatatggaagattatagataaaag gtggacagGACAgtttcatcaacctcttcatgcagcagcttactatctaaatcctgcaattagattttctccacCATTTAAAaaggacagagaagtcttaGGTGGTCTGTTGAATTGTATTAACGTGTTAGTAGCAGATTCTAGGGAACAAGAAGTTGTGCACAATGAATTGGATCTATAA
- the LOC126410075 gene encoding uncharacterized protein LOC126410075 isoform X1 codes for MDPTWQWCERVKENNRLKLKCGFCGNTLSGGIIRMKHHLAGTSKDASPCVGGPNKPLPPFVRQQCLDMLHALRQKRIQKEIEDADVGYNVPLEDEEEEDEAYECDDEDDSSLRTDLETSRGRDRRGKGIMYEGGRSGITRRKRRGTTDVRARRGMRPPSSRVPTGRSSVGSIKSFFPSYTSPGGQPQIRAAMTSKDMLYHAQKQVRKWFYDACIPFNAANSFQFQAMVDAIASIGPGFKMPSYHQLRGKILQDTVKEVSEHCDELKLCWKETGCSIMSDGWTDTRSRTLVNFLVYCPKGTMFLKSLDLSDVPKTAEILFNVFDNVVQEVGPANIVQFITDNAANYRAAGDLLFQKYRTFYWSPCATHCVNLMLQDLNEMHDMKSAIDQCQEVTKFIYNHAYVLSLMRKFTKGVELIRPAQTRFATNVLTVQSVVKQRTPLRQMFASEEWAAYPHAHKRNASLVVDIIFNNVFWESCVKLLKVCVPLVKVLRLADSEDIPSIGYLYEAMDKAKEAIRDNLKAKKKLYMPIWEIIDKRWTGQFHQPLHAAAYYLNPAIRFSPPFKKDREVLGGLLNCINVLVADSREQEVVHNELDL; via the exons atggatcctacatggcaatggtgcgaaagggtgaaggagaataaccgtttgaaactcaaatgtggcttctgtgggaatacactttcaggagggattattagaatgaaacaccatttggcagggacctccaaagatgcgtctccttgtgttggaggaccaaacaaacctttgcctccatttgtgcgtcaacaatgtttagatatgcttcatgctttacgtcaaaagagaatacaaaaagaaattgaagatgcagatgtaggctataatgtgcctttggaagatgaagaagaagaggatgaagcttatgaatgtgatgatgaagacgatagcagtctaagaacagatttggagacctcaagaggtagagatcgtagaggaaaaggaattatgtatgaaggaggtcgatctggcataacgagaaggaagaggagaggcacaacagatgttagggccaggcgtggtatgcgaccacctagtagtagagttcctactggtaggtctagtgttggctctattaagagttttttcccttcatataccagcccaggtggtcagccgcagattcgtgctgctatgacatctaaagatatgctatatcatgcacaaaagcaggtaaggaaatggttttatgatgcctGTATTCCATtcaatgcagctaattcttttcaattccaagccatggtagatgcaattgcttctataggccccggatttaaaatgccatcatatcatcagttgagaggcaaaattcttcaggatacagtcaaagaagtgtctgagcattgcgatgagttgaaattatgttggaaggaaacaggttgctccattatgtcagatggttggactgatacaaggtcaagaacacttgtaaattttcttgtgtattgccctaaaggtacaatgttcttgaaatctcttgacttgtctgatgttcctaagactgctgagattttattcaatgtttttgataatgttgtacaagaagttggacctgcaaacattgtacagtttattacagataatgctgcaaattatagagctgcaggagatttgttatttcaaaagtatagaacattttattggagtccatgtgccactcattgtgttaatctaatgcttcaagatcttaatgagatgcatgatatgaaatcagccattgaccaatgtcaagaggtaacaaaatttatctataatcatgcatatgtattgagtttgatgagaaaatttacaaaaggagttgaattaatacgacctgcacaaactagatttgccacaaatgtattgactgtgcagagtgtggtgaaacaaagaactcctttgagacagatgtttgctagtgaagaatgggctgcatatccacatgctcataaaagaaatgcttctttagttgtggatattatattcaataacgtattttgggaatcatgtgtgaagctattgaag gtttgtgttccattagttaaagtTCTCAGGTTAGCTGACAGCGAGGATATTCCTTCCATAGGatacttatatgaggctatggataaagcaaaagaggcaattcgagacaacttaaaagcaaagaaaaagttatatatgcccatatgggagattatagataaaaggtggacagGACAgtttcatcaacctcttcatgcagcagcttactatctaaatcctgcaattagattttctccacCATTTAAAaaggacagagaagtcttaGGTGGTCTGTTGAATTGTATTAACGTGTTAGTAGCAGATTCTAGGGAACAAGAAGTTGTGCACAATGAATTGGATCTATAA